Proteins encoded within one genomic window of Malus sylvestris isolate BBL-3571246 chloroplast, complete genome:
- the rpoC1 gene encoding RNA polymerase beta' subunit produces MNQNFSSMIDRYKHQQLRIGLVSPHQISAWAKKTLPNGEVVGEVTKPYTFHYKTNKPEKDGLFCERIFGPIKSGICACGNYRVIGDEKKDPRFCEQCGVEFVDSRIRRYQMGYIKLACPVTHVWYLKRLPSYIANLLDKPLKELEGLVYCDFSFARPIAKKPTFLRLRGSFEYEIQSWKYSIPLFFTTQGFDTFRNREISTGAGAIREQLADLDLRIIIDYSLVEWKELGEEGPTGNEWEDRKVGRRRDFLVRRMELAKHFIRTNIEPEWMVLCLLPVLPPELRPIIQIDGGKLMSSDINELYRRVIYRNNTLIDLLTTSRSTPGELVMCQEKLVQEAVDTLLDNGIRGQPMRDGHNKVYKSFSDVIEGKEGRFRETLLGKRVDYSGRSVIVVGPSLSLHRCGLPREIAIELFQTFVIRGLIRQHFASNIGVAKSKIREKEPVVWEILQEVMQGHPVLLNRAPTLHRLGIQAFQPILVEGHAICLHPLVCKGFNADFDGDQMAVHVPLSLEAQAEARLLMFSHMNLLSPAIGDPISVPTQDMLIGLYVLTSGNRRGICANRYNPCNRRNYQNKRIDDNNYKYTKEPFFCNSYDAIGAYRQKRINLDSPLWLRWRLDQRVITSRETPIEVHYESLGTYHEIYGHYLIVRSIKKEIICIYVRTTVGHISLYREIEEAIQGFCRAYSYGT; encoded by the exons ATGAATCAGAATTTTTCTTCTATGATCGATCGGTATAAACATCAACAACTTCGAATTGGATTAGTTTCTCCTCACCAAATAAGTGCTTGGGCCAAAAAAACCCTACCTAATGGAGAGGTAGTTGGAGAGGTGACAAAACCCTATACTTTTCATTACAAAACCAATAAACCCGAAAAAGATGGATTATTTTGTGAAAGAATTTTCGGGCCTATAAAAAGTGGGATTTGTGCTTGTGGAAATTATCGAGTAATCGGAGATGAAAAAAAAGACCCGAGATTTTGTGAACAGTGTGGAGTCGAATTTGTTGATTCTCGGATACGAAGATATCAAATGGGCTACATCAAACTGGCATGCCCAGTAACCCATGTGTGGTATTTGAAACGTCTTCCTAGTTATATCGCGAATCTTTTAGATAAACCTCTTAAAGAATTAGAAGGCCTAGTATATTGCGAT TTTTCTTTTGCTAGGCCCATAGCTAAAAAACCTACTTTCTTACGATTACGAGGTTCATTCGAATATGAAATCCAATCCTGGAAATACAGCATCCCACTTTTTTTTACTACCCAGGGCTTCGATACATTTCGAAATAGAGAAATTTCTACTGGAGCAGGTGCTATCCGAGAACAATTAGCCGATTTGGATTTGCGAATTATTATAGATTATTCGTTGGTAGAATGGAAAGAATTAGGGGAAGAGGGGCCCACGGGTAATGAATGGGAAGATCGAAAAGTTGGAAGAAGAAGGGATTTTTTGGTTAGGCGCATGGAATTGGCTAAGCATTTTATTCGAACAAATATAGAACCAGAATGGATGGTTTTATGTCTATTACCAGTTCTTCCTCCCGAGTTGAGACCGATCATTCAGATAGATGGGGGTAAACTAATGAGCTCAGATATTAATGAACTCTATAGAAGAGTTATTTATCGGAACAATACTCTTATCGATCTCTTAACAACAAGTAGATCTACGCCAGGGGAATTAGTAATGTGTCAGGAGAAATTGGTACAAGAGGCTGTGGATACACTTCTTGATAATGGAATCCGCGGACAACCAATGAGGGACGGTCATAATAAGGTTTACAAGTCGTTTTCAGATGTAATTGAAGGAAAAGAGGGAAGATTTCGTGAAACTCTGCTTGGCAAACGGGTCGATTATTCGGGGCGTTCTGTGATTGTCGTAGGTCCCTCACTTTCATTACATCGATGTGGATTGCCTCGCGAAATAGCAATAGAGCTTTTCCAGACATTTGTAATTCGTGGTTTAATTAGACAACACTTTGCTTCGAATATAGGAGTTGCTAAGAGTAAAATTCGGGAAAAAGAGCCGGTTGTATGGGAAATACTTCAGGAAGTTATGCAAGGGCATCCCGTATTACTGAATAGGGCGCCTACTCTGCATAGATTAGGCATACAGGCGTTCCAACCCATTTTAGTAGAAGGACATGCTATTTGTTTACATCCATTAGTTTGTAAGGGATTCAATGCAGACTTTGATGGTGATCAAATGGCTGTTCATGTACCTTTATCATTGGAGGCTCAAGCGGAGGCCCGTTTACTTATGTTTTCTCATATGAATCTCTTGTCTCCAGCTATTGGGGATCCTATTTCCGTACCAACTCAAGATATGCTTATTGGGCTCTATGTATTAACGAGTGGAAATCGTCGAGGTATTTGTGCAAATAGGTATAATCCATGTAATCGCAGAAATTATCAAAATAAAAGAATTGATGATAATAACTATAAGTATACGAAAGAACCTTTTTTTTGTAATTCCTATGATGCAATTGGAGCTTATCGGCAGAAAAGAATCAATTTAGATAGCCCTTTGTGGCTCCGGTGGCGACTAGATCAACGCGTTATTACTTCAAGAGAAACTCCCATCGAAGTTCACTATGAATCTTTGGGTACCTATCATGAGATTTATGGGCACTATCTAATAGTAAGAAGTATAAAAAAAGAAATTATTTGTATATACGTTCGAACCACAGTTGGTCATATTTCTCTTTATCGAGAAATCGAAGAAGCTATCCAAGGGTTTTGCCGAGCCTACTCATATGGTACCTAA
- the psbM gene encoding photosystem II protein M, translating to MEVNILAFIATALFILVPTAFLLIIYVKTVSQGD from the coding sequence ATGGAAGTAAATATTCTCGCATTTATTGCTACTGCACTGTTTATTCTAGTTCCTACTGCTTTTTTACTTATAATATACGTAAAAACAGTCAGCCAAGGTGATTAA
- the rpoB gene encoding RNA polymerase beta subunit, which produces MLGGGNEAISTIPGFNQIQFEGFCRFIEQGLTEELYKFPKIEDTDQEIEFQLFVETYQLVEPLIKERDAVYESRTYSSELYVSAGLVWKNSRDMQEQTIFIGNIPLMNSLGTSIVNGIYRIVINQILQSPGIYYRSELDHNGISVYTGIIISDWGGRLELEIDRKARIWARVSRKQKISILVLLSAMGSNLREILENVCYPEIFLSFLNDKEKKKIGSKENAILEFYQQFACVGGDPVVSESLCKELQKKFFQQRCELGRVGRRNMNRRLNLDIPQNNIFLLPRDILAAADHLIGMKFGMGTLDDMNHLKNKRIRSVADLLQDQFGLALVRLENMVRGTICGAIKHKLIPTPQNLVTSTPLTTTYESFFGLHPLSQVLDRTNPLTQIVHGRKSSYLGPGGLTGRTASFRIRDIHPSHYGRICPIDTSEGINVGLIGSLAIHAKIGYWGSLESPFYEISERSKRMLYLSPSKDEYYMVAAGNSLALNRGIQEEQVVPARYRQEFLTIEWEQVHFRSIFPFQYFSIGASLIPFIEHNDANRALMSSNMQRQAVPLSRSEKCIVGTGLERQVALDSGVTAIAEHEGKVIYTDTDKIILSGNGATRNIPLVIYQRSNKNTCMHQKPQVRRGKCIKKGQILADGAATVGGELALGKNVLVAYMPWEGYNSEDAVLISERLVYGDIYTSFHIRKYEIQTHVTSNGPERITNEIPHLEAHLLRNLDKNGIVRLGSWVKTGDILVGKLTPQMAKESSYAPEDRLLRAILGIQVSTSKETCLKLPIGGRGRVIDVRWIQKKGGSSYNPETIRVYISQKREIKVGDKVAGRHGNKGIVSKILSRQDMPYLQDGRPVDMVFNPLGVPSRMNVGQIFECSLGLAGGLLDRHYRIAPFDERYEQEASRKLVFSELYEASKQTANPWVFEPEYPGKSRIFDGRTGDPFEQPVIIGKPYILKLIHQVDDKIHGRSSGHYALVTQQPLRGRAKQGGQRVGEMEVWALEGFGVAHILQEMLTYKSDHIRARQEVLGTTIIGGTIPKPEDAPESFRLLVRELRSLALELNHFLVSEKNFQINRKEA; this is translated from the coding sequence ATGCTTGGGGGTGGAAATGAGGCAATATCTACAATACCTGGATTTAATCAGATACAATTTGAAGGGTTTTGTAGGTTCATTGAGCAGGGCTTAACAGAGGAACTTTATAAGTTTCCAAAAATTGAAGATACAGATCAAGAAATTGAATTTCAATTATTTGTGGAAACATATCAATTGGTAGAACCCTTGATAAAAGAAAGAGATGCTGTATATGAATCACGCACATATTCTTCGGAATTATATGTATCCGCGGGATTAGTTTGGAAAAACAGTAGGGATATGCAAGAACAAACAATTTTTATTGGAAACATTCCTCTAATGAATTCCCTGGGAACTTCTATAGTAAATGGAATATACAGAATTGTAATCAATCAAATATTGCAAAGCCCCGGTATCTATTACCGGTCCGAATTGGACCATAACGGAATTTCCGTCTATACCGGCATCATAATATCAGATTGGGGGGGAAGATTAGAATTAGAGATTGATAGAAAAGCAAGGATATGGGCTCGTGTGAGTAGGAAACAAAAAATATCTATTCTAGTTCTATTATCAGCTATGGGTTCGAATCTAAGAGAAATTCTAGAGAATGTTTGCTACCCTGAAATTTTCTTGTCTTTCCTGAATGATAAGGAGAAAAAAAAAATTGGGTCAAAAGAAAATGCCATTTTGGAGTTTTATCAACAATTTGCTTGTGTAGGCGGAGATCCGGTAGTTTCTGAATCCTTATGTAAGGAATTACAAAAGAAATTCTTTCAACAAAGATGTGAATTAGGAAGGGTTGGTCGACGAAATATGAACCGAAGGTTGAATCTTGATATACCTCAGAACAATATATTTTTGTTACCGCGAGATATATTGGCAGCTGCGGATCATTTGATTGGAATGAAATTTGGAATGGGTACCCTTGACGATATGAATCATTTGAAAAATAAACGTATTCGTTCTGTAGCGGATCTCTTACAAGATCAATTCGGATTGGCTCTGGTTCGTTTAGAAAATATGGTTAGAGGGACTATATGCGGAGCAATTAAGCATAAATTGATACCGACTCCTCAGAATTTGGTAACTTCAACTCCATTAACAACCACTTATGAATCTTTTTTCGGATTACACCCATTATCTCAAGTTTTGGATCGAACTAATCCATTGACACAAATAGTTCATGGAAGAAAATCGAGTTATCTGGGCCCTGGAGGATTGACAGGGCGAACTGCTAGCTTTCGTATACGAGATATCCACCCTAGTCACTATGGACGCATTTGCCCCATTGACACGTCTGAAGGAATCAACGTTGGACTTATTGGATCCTTAGCAATTCATGCGAAGATTGGTTATTGGGGGTCTCTAGAAAGTCCGTTTTATGAAATTTCTGAGAGATCAAAAAGGATGCTTTATTTATCACCAAGTAAAGATGAATACTATATGGTAGCGGCAGGAAATTCTTTGGCGTTGAATCGAGGTATTCAGGAAGAACAGGTTGTTCCAGCTCGATACCGTCAAGAATTCCTGACTATTGAATGGGAACAGGTTCATTTTCGAAGTATTTTTCCCTTCCAATATTTTTCTATTGGAGCTTCCCTAATTCCTTTTATCGAGCATAATGATGCGAATCGGGCTTTAATGAGTTCTAATATGCAACGTCAAGCAGTTCCGCTTTCTCGGTCTGAAAAGTGCATTGTTGGAACTGGATTGGAACGCCAAGTGGCTTTAGATTCCGGAGTTACTGCTATAGCCGAACATGAGGGAAAGGTCATTTATACCGATACTGACAAGATCATTTTATCGGGAAATGGGGCTACTCGAAACATTCCATTAGTTATATATCAACGTTCCAACAAAAATACTTGTATGCACCAAAAACCCCAGGTTCGGCGAGGTAAATGTATTAAAAAGGGACAAATTTTAGCAGATGGTGCTGCTACGGTTGGCGGCGAACTCGCTTTGGGAAAAAACGTATTAGTAGCTTATATGCCATGGGAAGGTTACAATTCTGAAGATGCGGTACTCATTAGTGAGCGTCTGGTATATGGAGATATTTATACTTCTTTTCATATACGGAAATATGAAATTCAGACTCATGTGACAAGCAATGGCCCTGAAAGAATCACTAACGAAATACCGCATCTAGAAGCCCATTTACTCCGCAATTTAGACAAAAATGGAATTGTGAGGCTGGGATCTTGGGTAAAGACGGGTGATATTTTAGTAGGCAAATTAACGCCTCAGATGGCGAAAGAATCGTCGTATGCTCCGGAAGATAGATTATTACGAGCCATACTTGGCATTCAGGTATCCACTTCAAAGGAAACTTGTCTAAAATTACCTATAGGTGGTAGAGGTCGAGTTATTGATGTGAGATGGATCCAGAAAAAGGGGGGTTCTAGTTATAATCCAGAAACGATTCGTGTATATATTTCACAAAAACGTGAAATCAAAGTAGGTGATAAAGTCGCTGGAAGACATGGAAATAAGGGCATTGTTTCAAAAATTTTATCTAGACAAGATATGCCTTATTTGCAAGATGGAAGACCTGTTGATATGGTCTTCAACCCATTAGGAGTGCCTTCACGAATGAATGTAGGACAGATATTTGAATGCTCGCTCGGGTTAGCGGGGGGTCTGCTAGATAGACATTATCGAATAGCACCTTTTGATGAGAGATATGAACAAGAGGCTTCGAGAAAACTAGTGTTTTCTGAATTATATGAAGCCAGTAAGCAAACAGCGAATCCATGGGTATTTGAACCTGAGTATCCGGGCAAAAGCAGAATATTTGATGGAAGAACGGGAGATCCTTTTGAACAACCTGTTATAATAGGAAAGCCTTATATCTTGAAATTAATTCATCAAGTTGATGATAAAATACATGGCCGTTCCAGTGGACATTATGCACTTGTTACACAACAACCCCTTAGAGGAAGGGCCAAGCAAGGGGGACAACGGGTAGGAGAAATGGAAGTTTGGGCTCTAGAGGGATTTGGTGTTGCTCATATTTTACAAGAGATGCTTACTTATAAATCTGATCATATTAGAGCTCGCCAAGAAGTACTTGGTACTACAATCATTGGAGGAACAATACCTAAACCCGAGGATGCTCCAGAATCTTTTCGATTGCTCGTTCGAGAACTACGATCTTTGGCTCTGGAACTGAACCATTTCCTTGTATCTGAGAAGAACTTCCAGATTAATAGGAAGGAAGCTTAA
- the petN gene encoding cytochrome b6/f complex subunit VIII gives MDIVNLAWAALMVVFTFSLSLVVWGRSGL, from the coding sequence ATGGATATAGTAAATCTCGCTTGGGCTGCTTTAATGGTAGTCTTTACGTTTTCCCTTTCACTAGTAGTATGGGGAAGGAGTGGACTCTAG